From Phragmitibacter flavus, the proteins below share one genomic window:
- a CDS encoding peptidylprolyl isomerase — MPHPRGHSLILTVLLLLLTAGGVLIWWQNHLNRQATIAQVGTTPIARSQLALALRNHVWRHNLHWQTLASPRQDAERQIVLDQLIHSHLLAQLPSAEETRAQTEADQRFQQFTKQFEGANTWQTRAATQNLDEILLRQQLLHEARLSISIENHLANHPDQPTEAEARAYFAEHSGHFTVPESARASHLFLTIHDKERPNAESNIRAYHQQLITNLATLPNLATRYSDDPRTKKTRGELDWFSRDRVPPDFASNVFALTPGQLSPPFITDLGWHIVKLHEKRPARPATFDEVKPEILAHLHTQFRRTALQTWLTQQRQNAAIQIHPDRLNTLQPAPYQ, encoded by the coding sequence ATGCCCCACCCTCGCGGACATTCCCTCATTCTGACCGTGCTGCTGCTCCTTCTCACTGCAGGCGGCGTTCTCATCTGGTGGCAAAACCACCTCAATCGGCAAGCCACCATCGCCCAGGTCGGGACCACCCCCATCGCCCGCAGCCAGCTCGCGCTCGCCCTCCGCAACCACGTCTGGCGTCACAACCTCCACTGGCAAACCCTCGCCTCTCCCCGTCAGGATGCCGAACGCCAAATCGTCCTCGACCAGCTCATCCACTCACACCTCCTCGCCCAGCTTCCCTCCGCTGAAGAAACCCGCGCCCAGACCGAAGCCGACCAGCGCTTCCAGCAATTCACCAAACAATTCGAAGGCGCCAACACCTGGCAAACCCGCGCCGCCACCCAAAATCTCGATGAAATCCTGCTTCGCCAGCAACTCCTTCACGAAGCCCGCCTCTCCATCTCCATCGAAAACCACCTCGCCAACCATCCCGACCAACCCACCGAAGCCGAAGCCCGCGCCTACTTCGCCGAGCACAGCGGCCACTTCACCGTTCCCGAAAGCGCCCGCGCCAGCCACCTATTCCTCACCATCCACGACAAAGAGCGCCCCAATGCCGAGTCCAACATCCGCGCTTATCACCAGCAACTCATCACCAACCTGGCAACCCTCCCCAACCTTGCCACCCGATATAGCGACGACCCCCGCACCAAAAAAACCCGCGGCGAACTTGACTGGTTCAGTCGCGACCGCGTCCCTCCCGACTTCGCCTCCAACGTCTTCGCCCTCACCCCCGGTCAGCTCAGCCCCCCTTTTATCACCGACCTCGGCTGGCATATCGTCAAGCTCCATGAAAAACGCCCCGCCCGACCCGCCACCTTCGACGAGGTTAAACCCGAAATCCTCGCCCACCTTCATACCCAATTCCGCCGAACCGCCCTCCAAACTTGGCTCACCCAGCAACGCCAAAACGCCGCGATCCAAATTCACCCCGACCGACTCAACACCCTCCAACCCGCCCCCTACCAGTGA
- a CDS encoding GAF domain-containing sensor histidine kinase: protein MSERTQISLAEADSSEELERLRSRVAELEQSEERLRLAIEMGRIGLWVWDSTDTSNEGDWSERLKEIFGLPLDAEVTHDMFLKCVHGEDRELIHGKVMGALAGVDEGRYTAEYRTIRADDGREGWVMARGQAFFDGSGKAVRFIGTVTDITERKRAEEALAKLNGELEGLAYGQAEALKHALTMLSRESEPDRFLDHVLRMIGRQFAAHSLGVWELNEVTERVELLASCEGEVVRLVKEDKEQGAPRFAPPVRENGVWTTFFATAEHCILGDLESEMPRVRLAGVADGEWQEWLGDMVNTEEVRTMLRVLTGKGVKLTLGVPMLVGGRVVGFINIRFKEWRVFRDEELGLARALGHQAMLAIQLMRLSMQSRKSAVMAERNRLARDIHDTLAQGFTGVIVQLEASEDARVGGLTEAADAHVTRARELARNSLQEARRSVQALRPQALETQDLCVALSKLFKSMTEGTGLTAKFELRGKPRKLVAEVECNLLRIVQEVLTNVLRHAQATRFEAILFFEEEELRLELEDDGLGFDVLAVHEGFGLTGMRERVEAMGGEMTLASSSEAGTSICIRLPLVDGGGIVG, encoded by the coding sequence ATGAGTGAGAGGACGCAGATTTCTTTGGCGGAGGCAGATTCTTCAGAAGAGCTGGAGAGGTTGCGGAGCCGGGTGGCGGAGCTGGAGCAGAGTGAGGAGAGGCTGAGGCTGGCGATTGAGATGGGGCGGATTGGATTGTGGGTGTGGGATTCGACGGATACTTCGAATGAGGGGGACTGGTCGGAGCGGTTGAAGGAGATTTTTGGGCTGCCGCTGGATGCGGAGGTGACGCACGACATGTTTTTGAAGTGTGTGCATGGGGAGGATCGGGAGTTGATCCATGGGAAGGTGATGGGTGCGCTGGCGGGGGTGGATGAGGGGAGGTATACGGCGGAGTATCGGACGATCCGGGCGGATGATGGTCGTGAGGGGTGGGTGATGGCGAGGGGACAGGCGTTTTTTGATGGGTCGGGAAAGGCGGTGCGGTTTATTGGGACGGTGACCGACATCACGGAACGCAAGAGGGCGGAGGAGGCGCTGGCGAAGTTGAACGGGGAGCTGGAGGGGCTGGCTTATGGTCAGGCGGAGGCGCTGAAGCATGCGTTGACGATGCTTTCGAGGGAGTCGGAACCGGACAGGTTTTTGGATCATGTTTTGCGAATGATTGGCCGGCAGTTTGCGGCGCATAGTTTGGGGGTTTGGGAGCTGAATGAGGTGACGGAGCGGGTGGAGTTGCTGGCGAGTTGTGAGGGTGAGGTGGTGCGGCTGGTGAAAGAGGATAAAGAGCAAGGGGCTCCGAGGTTTGCGCCGCCGGTGAGGGAGAACGGGGTGTGGACGACGTTTTTCGCGACGGCGGAGCATTGCATTTTGGGGGATTTGGAGTCGGAGATGCCGAGGGTGAGGTTGGCTGGGGTGGCGGATGGGGAGTGGCAGGAGTGGCTGGGGGACATGGTGAACACGGAGGAGGTGCGGACGATGCTGCGGGTATTGACGGGGAAGGGGGTGAAGCTGACGTTGGGTGTGCCGATGCTGGTGGGGGGCAGGGTGGTGGGGTTCATCAATATCAGGTTCAAGGAGTGGAGGGTGTTTCGTGATGAGGAGCTGGGATTGGCGCGGGCGTTGGGGCATCAGGCGATGCTGGCGATTCAGTTGATGCGGTTGTCGATGCAGAGTCGGAAGTCGGCGGTGATGGCGGAGCGGAACCGGTTGGCGAGGGATATTCATGACACGCTGGCGCAGGGGTTTACGGGGGTGATTGTGCAGTTGGAGGCGTCGGAGGATGCGCGTGTGGGGGGCTTGACGGAGGCGGCGGATGCGCATGTGACGAGGGCGAGGGAGCTGGCGCGGAACAGTTTGCAGGAGGCGCGGCGGTCGGTGCAGGCGCTGCGGCCGCAGGCGCTGGAAACGCAGGATTTGTGTGTGGCGTTGTCGAAGTTGTTCAAGAGCATGACGGAGGGGACGGGGTTGACGGCGAAGTTTGAGTTGCGTGGAAAGCCGAGGAAGCTGGTGGCAGAGGTGGAGTGCAATCTGTTGCGGATTGTGCAGGAGGTTTTGACCAATGTGTTGAGGCATGCGCAGGCAACGCGGTTTGAGGCGATTTTGTTTTTTGAGGAAGAGGAACTGCGACTGGAGTTGGAAGATGATGGACTGGGTTTTGACGTATTGGCGGTGCATGAGGGGTTTGGGTTGACGGGGATGCGGGAGCGCGTGGAGGCAATGGGGGGTGAGATGACCCTCGCCAGTTCGAGTGAAGCGGGGACTTCGATTTGCATCCGGCTGCCTCTGGTGGACGGTGGAGGGATTGTTGGATGA
- a CDS encoding response regulator: MMKGNSKKADGWIRVLIADDHVTVLEGLAAMIGRQPDMEVVAEACDGDEAVARWLELRPDVALVDLRMPGRDGMEVIEEVRRHDGTAKVIVLTTYDNDQDVMRVVKAGARGYLLKDARREELLECIRKVHAGETCIPQGLIEKLAAGISGETLTGRELNVLELLAEGLSNKEIAARLSISETTVKTHLRGIFGKLNVLSRTEAVTVAGRRGFVRI, translated from the coding sequence ATGATGAAAGGAAACTCGAAAAAGGCTGATGGATGGATTCGTGTCTTGATTGCGGATGATCATGTGACGGTGCTGGAGGGACTGGCGGCGATGATTGGCCGGCAGCCGGACATGGAGGTGGTGGCGGAGGCTTGTGATGGGGATGAGGCGGTGGCGAGGTGGCTGGAGTTACGACCAGACGTGGCGCTGGTGGACCTGCGAATGCCGGGTCGTGATGGGATGGAGGTGATTGAGGAAGTGCGCCGACATGACGGGACGGCGAAGGTGATTGTGCTGACGACTTATGATAATGACCAGGATGTGATGCGCGTGGTGAAAGCGGGGGCGAGGGGGTATTTGTTGAAGGATGCGCGGCGCGAGGAGTTGTTGGAGTGCATTCGCAAGGTGCATGCGGGGGAGACGTGCATTCCGCAGGGTTTGATTGAAAAGCTGGCGGCGGGGATCAGCGGGGAGACATTGACGGGACGGGAGTTGAATGTGCTGGAGCTTTTGGCGGAGGGGTTGAGCAACAAGGAGATTGCGGCGCGGTTGAGCATCAGCGAGACGACGGTGAAGACGCATTTGCGCGGGATTTTCGGGAAGCTGAATGTGTTGAGCCGGACGGAGGCGGTGACGGTGGCGGGTCGGCGCGGGTTTGTGCGGATTTGA
- a CDS encoding hydrolase: MNPYYKLFTPEDSAVVFIDHQPQMTFGVANIDRATLISNVTLLAKVAKEFNVPTVLTAVETESFSGYIWPQLLDVFPGQEVVERTSMNSWDDAGFRKAVEATGRKNILMTGLWTEVCVTWPTIEMLGAGYNIYVVEDCCGATSQAAHDAALSRMVQAGAVRLTALPALLEWQRDWAKREHYNNLMGLIKEQGGAYGVGVEYAYTMVHKAPQSAIKPQVVPHKEGH, encoded by the coding sequence ATGAATCCTTACTACAAGCTTTTTACGCCGGAAGATAGTGCCGTTGTATTTATTGATCACCAGCCGCAGATGACTTTTGGGGTGGCGAACATTGATCGGGCGACATTGATCAGCAATGTGACGCTGCTGGCCAAAGTTGCGAAAGAATTTAATGTGCCGACAGTGCTGACGGCGGTCGAGACGGAATCGTTTAGTGGTTATATCTGGCCACAATTGCTGGATGTGTTTCCTGGTCAGGAAGTGGTGGAGCGGACCTCGATGAATTCGTGGGATGATGCGGGTTTTCGCAAGGCGGTGGAAGCGACGGGACGGAAGAATATTCTGATGACGGGGTTGTGGACGGAGGTGTGTGTGACTTGGCCGACGATTGAGATGCTGGGGGCGGGCTATAACATCTATGTGGTGGAGGATTGTTGTGGAGCGACGTCACAGGCGGCGCATGATGCGGCGTTGTCGAGAATGGTGCAGGCGGGTGCGGTGCGGTTGACGGCGCTTCCGGCATTGCTGGAGTGGCAACGGGATTGGGCGAAACGCGAGCATTACAACAACTTGATGGGGCTCATCAAGGAACAGGGTGGGGCTTATGGAGTCGGCGTTGAGTATGCTTATACGATGGTGCATAAAGCGCCGCAGTCGGCGATCAAACCACAGGTGGTTCCGCACAAGGAAGGGCACTAA
- a CDS encoding antibiotic biosynthesis monooxygenase — MDDESVHIAVVRRVRPERVKDFEAALGDFARVSLAEPGARGIQCLYPAPGAKVQEYGIMRTFANAAARDAFYASEAYHRWEKTIEPMVEGTLQIRELHGLEAWFRHASDGSPPPRWKMALLTWLAVWPVSMGIAALVLPLLGGLMHKVLVSGVIAAGITATLTWVAMPVLVKAAHGWLHPNSEDKVLQVPEKNN; from the coding sequence ATGGACGATGAATCGGTTCACATTGCCGTTGTCCGGCGCGTTCGTCCTGAACGCGTGAAGGATTTCGAGGCGGCGCTGGGGGATTTTGCCCGCGTGTCGTTGGCGGAGCCGGGGGCGCGTGGAATTCAATGTTTGTATCCTGCGCCGGGGGCGAAGGTTCAGGAGTATGGGATCATGCGAACGTTTGCGAATGCGGCGGCGCGTGATGCGTTTTATGCTTCCGAGGCTTATCACCGGTGGGAGAAGACGATTGAGCCGATGGTCGAAGGGACGTTGCAGATTCGTGAGTTGCATGGGCTGGAGGCGTGGTTTCGTCATGCTTCGGATGGTAGTCCGCCGCCGCGGTGGAAGATGGCGTTGTTGACCTGGCTGGCGGTCTGGCCGGTGAGCATGGGGATTGCGGCATTGGTGTTGCCGCTTCTGGGAGGGTTGATGCACAAGGTGTTGGTGTCAGGGGTGATCGCGGCTGGGATTACCGCAACGCTGACCTGGGTGGCGATGCCCGTTTTGGTGAAAGCGGCACACGGATGGTTGCATCCGAATTCGGAAGACAAGGTGCTTCAGGTGCCCGAAAAAAATAACTAA
- a CDS encoding amidohydrolase, whose product MKVEPDLILVNGRITTLDDGYPEAREAVIKDGKVLSLDDAHEYPRGPETKVIDLKGRRVIPGLNDSHLHVIRGGLNYNMELRWDGVPSLADGLRMLKAQAARTPVGQWVRIVGGWSEFQFAERRMPTLAEINEAAPETPVFILHLYCRALLNGAALRACGYTRDTPNPPGGEIQRDSEGNPTGLLIARPNATILYATLAKGPKLPPEHQLNSTRHFMRELNRLGLTSIIDAGGGFQNYPDDYVIIDELHKRGEMTLRIAYNLFTQKPKEEKEDFARWIKMTGPGKGDDFFRCNGAGEMLVFSAADFEDFLEPRPDLAASVEEELKGVVTLLAANKWPFRLHATYDESITRFLNVFEEVNQEVPFGGVHWFFDHCETISDRNLERVKALGGGVAIQHRMAFQGEYFMDRYGKEAAERTPPVRRMLEMGLPVGAGSDATRVASYNPWVSLCWLTTGKTVGGTSMYPDKNCLSREEALRLYTLGITWFSTEEGKKGSLGVGKLADLAVLSDDYFDVDDEAIKSIEAVMTVVDGRVVYAVEEFGSFAPPSIPVLPEWSPVSVFGGYGAPLDVKKMARAGVPMPLVSHEHSAECRSHGCDHAGLQLMAGVEAARNRFASFWGSGCDCFAF is encoded by the coding sequence ATGAAAGTGGAGCCTGATTTGATTTTGGTAAATGGACGGATTACGACGCTGGATGATGGTTATCCTGAAGCGCGGGAAGCGGTGATCAAGGATGGGAAGGTGCTGAGTCTGGATGATGCGCATGAGTATCCACGTGGGCCAGAAACGAAGGTGATTGACTTGAAAGGTAGAAGGGTGATTCCGGGGTTGAATGATTCGCATCTGCATGTGATTCGCGGCGGGTTGAATTATAACATGGAGTTGCGCTGGGATGGGGTTCCTTCACTGGCGGATGGGTTGCGGATGTTGAAGGCGCAGGCGGCGCGGACGCCGGTGGGGCAGTGGGTGAGGATTGTGGGGGGATGGAGCGAGTTTCAGTTTGCGGAGCGTCGCATGCCGACGTTGGCGGAGATCAATGAAGCGGCACCGGAGACGCCGGTGTTTATTTTGCATTTGTATTGCCGGGCCTTGCTGAATGGGGCGGCGTTGCGGGCTTGTGGTTATACCCGGGATACGCCGAATCCACCGGGTGGGGAGATTCAGAGGGATTCGGAAGGGAATCCGACGGGGCTGCTGATTGCGCGTCCGAATGCGACGATTTTGTATGCGACTCTGGCGAAGGGTCCGAAGTTGCCGCCGGAGCATCAGTTGAATTCGACGCGACATTTTATGCGTGAGCTGAACCGCTTGGGATTGACGAGCATCATTGATGCAGGTGGTGGGTTTCAGAATTATCCGGATGACTATGTGATCATTGACGAGTTACACAAACGCGGGGAGATGACGCTGCGGATTGCTTATAACTTGTTTACTCAAAAACCGAAGGAGGAGAAGGAGGATTTTGCGCGTTGGATCAAGATGACGGGGCCGGGCAAGGGCGATGATTTTTTCCGCTGCAATGGGGCGGGTGAGATGTTGGTTTTTTCAGCGGCGGACTTTGAGGATTTTCTGGAGCCAAGGCCGGATCTGGCGGCTTCTGTGGAGGAGGAGTTGAAGGGGGTGGTGACGTTGCTGGCGGCGAACAAGTGGCCGTTCCGATTGCATGCGACTTATGATGAGAGCATCACAAGATTTTTGAATGTGTTTGAGGAGGTGAACCAAGAAGTGCCGTTTGGTGGGGTGCATTGGTTCTTTGATCATTGTGAGACGATTTCGGATCGGAATCTAGAGCGGGTGAAGGCGTTGGGAGGCGGGGTGGCGATCCAGCATCGGATGGCGTTTCAAGGCGAGTATTTTATGGATCGGTATGGCAAGGAAGCGGCGGAGCGGACACCTCCGGTGAGGCGGATGCTGGAGATGGGATTGCCGGTGGGGGCGGGATCGGATGCGACGCGGGTGGCGAGTTATAATCCGTGGGTGTCGTTGTGTTGGCTGACGACGGGCAAGACGGTAGGGGGAACTTCGATGTATCCGGACAAGAATTGTTTGAGTCGGGAGGAGGCGTTGCGGCTTTACACGTTGGGAATCACATGGTTTTCGACGGAGGAGGGCAAGAAGGGATCGCTGGGGGTTGGGAAGCTGGCCGATCTGGCGGTGTTGTCGGATGATTATTTTGACGTGGATGATGAGGCGATCAAAAGCATTGAAGCGGTGATGACGGTGGTGGATGGCAGGGTGGTGTATGCGGTGGAGGAGTTTGGATCATTTGCGCCGCCGTCGATTCCGGTGTTGCCGGAGTGGTCGCCGGTCTCGGTGTTTGGCGGGTATGGGGCGCCGCTGGATGTGAAGAAGATGGCGAGGGCGGGAGTGCCGATGCCGTTGGTGAGTCATGAGCATTCGGCGGAGTGTCGGTCGCATGGTTGTGATCATGCAGGGTTGCAGTTGATGGCGGGAGTAGAGGCGGCGCGGAACCGGTTTGCGTCGTTCTGGGGTTCGGGATGTGACTGTTTTGCGTTTTGA